Proteins from one Natrinema versiforme genomic window:
- a CDS encoding MarR family transcriptional regulator, which translates to MNQRPADTVVGVLLGFVLLAGGLLSWRAYQQRRAIEQSMGPMMDSSMGAIHGPDPLWYVVGTLLVAGSIGGIYYVVRGNLIDSTTDSADHIDPDQVSEATPTSIDDDASPATPINPESDPQARVLDLLPDDERRVLEPVLNSPGITQIELRDRSEFSKSKVSQTVSSLEERGLLYRERQGRTYRVYPSDDLQN; encoded by the coding sequence ATGAACCAACGTCCAGCGGATACCGTCGTTGGTGTGCTCCTTGGGTTCGTCCTCTTGGCTGGCGGACTACTCAGTTGGCGGGCCTATCAACAGCGTCGCGCTATCGAGCAGTCGATGGGGCCGATGATGGACTCGTCTATGGGGGCGATTCACGGTCCAGATCCTCTCTGGTACGTGGTTGGAACCCTTCTGGTCGCAGGCAGTATCGGTGGCATCTATTACGTGGTTCGAGGGAATCTCATCGATTCGACAACCGACTCAGCGGATCACATCGACCCCGATCAGGTATCGGAGGCAACGCCTACATCGATAGACGATGACGCCTCGCCGGCGACGCCTATCAATCCTGAATCGGATCCGCAAGCGCGCGTTCTCGATCTCTTACCGGATGATGAACGACGCGTCCTTGAACCCGTCCTGAACTCGCCTGGAATCACGCAGATCGAACTTCGGGATCGATCTGAGTTCTCAAAGAGTAAAGTGAGCCAGACCGTGAGTTCACTCGAGGAGCGCGGGCTGCTGTATCGGGAACGACAGGGTCGAACCTACCGCGTGTATCCGAGTGATGACCTGCAGAACTAA
- a CDS encoding DUF63 family protein: MSTVTRRVETVLPETGSREWWALYLLAPLVLLGGGILVFPTLVYDRFIWQYLWGPVVADAAGQPVTHEGIRAVQGYNAVNTVIYLAAVVYSLPGLRAYLDQLDVTFDARLAYGFAPIIIAGGAMRALEDLGLLGDYAVWFITPSIYIVVTAVTILALGVGALLRDQNIGSIPLTVGLVGSVWAVGAVWWAVWHGLSTSTPLSLWVPVATTGIALGVTALYYWGTSFANITHLRHPLILLAVFGQLWDAAQNLIGVTFLGYSPKLVVTNLVYQATGFSGSTFVLKLVVTVGIVWYLADAKEEMNHTWWWLMTFFIGAIGLPMGVRGSLRMLLGA; encoded by the coding sequence GTGAGTACTGTCACCCGCCGCGTCGAGACTGTCCTTCCGGAGACCGGCTCACGCGAGTGGTGGGCGCTGTACCTGCTGGCCCCGCTCGTCCTTCTCGGTGGGGGCATCCTCGTGTTTCCGACGTTGGTCTACGACCGGTTCATCTGGCAGTATCTCTGGGGACCAGTCGTCGCCGATGCGGCCGGTCAGCCAGTCACGCACGAGGGGATTCGTGCTGTCCAGGGCTACAACGCGGTGAACACGGTAATCTACCTCGCGGCAGTCGTATACAGCCTCCCCGGACTACGTGCGTATCTCGACCAACTCGACGTCACGTTCGACGCACGACTGGCCTACGGGTTCGCTCCGATCATCATCGCAGGTGGGGCGATGCGCGCCCTCGAGGATCTCGGGCTGCTCGGGGACTACGCGGTGTGGTTCATCACGCCATCGATTTACATCGTCGTCACCGCTGTCACCATCCTCGCGCTCGGTGTCGGTGCACTCTTGCGTGACCAAAATATCGGATCTATCCCGCTAACAGTCGGGCTCGTCGGGTCGGTGTGGGCTGTCGGGGCCGTCTGGTGGGCTGTTTGGCACGGCCTCTCGACATCGACCCCACTCAGCCTATGGGTTCCTGTCGCGACGACGGGGATAGCGCTCGGCGTAACCGCACTCTACTACTGGGGCACGAGTTTCGCCAATATCACCCACCTTCGACACCCGCTAATTCTGCTGGCCGTTTTCGGCCAGTTGTGGGACGCTGCGCAGAATCTCATCGGTGTGACGTTCCTCGGCTACTCCCCAAAGCTGGTCGTGACGAATCTCGTGTACCAGGCGACTGGATTCTCCGGATCGACGTTCGTGCTGAAACTCGTCGTGACTGTCGGCATCGTGTGGTATCTCGCCGATGCGAAAGAGGAGATGAATCACACGTGGTGGTGGCTTATGACGTTCTTCATCGGAGCGATCGGACTCCCGATGGGCGTTCGTGGGTCACTTCGGATGCTGTTGGGAGCTTAA
- a CDS encoding heavy metal translocating P-type ATPase translates to MTSQTIHLDITGMSCANCSATIQDTLESLDGVSEADANFATDEGSVTYDPEEVSLKEIYDAIDEAGYGAVSETVTIAISDMTCANCAETNQTALENIPGVVNAEVNYATDEAQVTYNPAEVSIGALYDAIEEAGYSPVREDGADEESGQDARDAARQAETRKQLRLTLFGAVLSAPLLFFLIDNYLLGGAIVPEAVFGVELGWVEFLLATPVQAILGWPFYKNSYKAIVKNGRANMDVLIAIGSTTAYLYSVAVLAELIAGGLYFDTAALILVFITLGNYLEARSKGQAGEALRKLLEMEAETATIVREDGSEEEVPLEEVTTGDRMKIRPGEKIPTDGVVVDGQSAVDESMVTGESVPVEKEEGDEVVGSTINENGVLVVEATKVGEDTALQQIVQTVKEAQSRQPDIQNLADRISAYFVPAVIANALLWGVVWFLFPEALAGFVDWLPLWGQVAGGPAPVGGTVSVFEFAIIVFASSILIACPCALGLATPAATMVGTTIGAQNGVLFKGGDILERAKDVDTVVFDKTGTLTEGEMELTDVVVFDSDGNVVTDGGEPTPDGGQLSTRERLSEDDVLRLAAIAESGSEHPLARAIVEGAEERGLDVTEPDDFENVPGHGIKAVIGDSEVLVGNRKLLRDNGIDPSPAEETMERLENEGKTAMLVAYEGELVGVVADADTVKESSKQAVTALQERGVDVMMITGDNERTARAVAKQVGIDPKNVRAGVLPEDKSNAVDSIQDEGRQAMMVGDGVNDAPALAVAHVGTAIGSGTDVAIEAADVTLMRDDPLDVVKAIRISDATLQKIKQNLVWALGYNTAMIPLASLGLLQPVLAAAAMAFSSVSVLTNSLLFRRYTPDHDYKLFGFLR, encoded by the coding sequence ATGACAAGCCAAACAATCCATCTTGATATCACGGGAATGTCCTGCGCCAACTGTTCGGCGACGATCCAGGACACTCTCGAATCGCTCGACGGGGTATCGGAGGCGGATGCGAACTTCGCCACCGACGAGGGTTCCGTCACCTACGACCCTGAAGAGGTATCGCTCAAAGAAATCTACGACGCGATCGACGAGGCCGGGTACGGCGCAGTCTCTGAGACGGTAACGATTGCCATCTCCGATATGACCTGTGCCAACTGCGCCGAGACCAACCAAACCGCTCTTGAAAATATTCCGGGCGTCGTTAATGCGGAGGTCAATTACGCAACCGACGAAGCACAGGTCACCTACAATCCTGCGGAAGTATCTATTGGTGCGCTGTACGATGCTATCGAGGAGGCTGGCTACTCGCCCGTCCGCGAAGATGGTGCCGACGAAGAGTCGGGCCAGGACGCACGAGATGCCGCCCGTCAAGCCGAAACTCGGAAACAACTCAGGTTGACCCTCTTTGGGGCAGTGTTATCGGCACCGTTGCTCTTCTTCCTCATCGACAATTATCTGCTCGGTGGCGCGATCGTCCCTGAAGCCGTCTTCGGTGTGGAACTTGGCTGGGTTGAGTTCCTCCTCGCCACGCCGGTACAGGCGATCCTCGGCTGGCCGTTCTATAAGAACTCGTACAAGGCGATCGTGAAGAACGGCCGCGCCAATATGGACGTGCTGATTGCGATCGGTTCAACAACGGCCTATCTATACTCTGTGGCAGTCCTTGCTGAACTCATTGCAGGTGGACTTTATTTCGACACGGCAGCCCTCATCCTCGTGTTCATCACGTTGGGTAACTATCTCGAAGCTCGGTCGAAGGGCCAAGCGGGTGAGGCCCTCCGAAAGCTCCTCGAAATGGAAGCCGAAACGGCGACCATTGTCCGCGAGGACGGCAGTGAAGAAGAAGTTCCGCTTGAAGAGGTCACAACTGGTGACCGGATGAAAATCCGTCCAGGTGAGAAGATTCCCACAGACGGTGTCGTTGTCGACGGTCAGTCTGCCGTCGACGAGTCAATGGTCACTGGCGAATCTGTGCCTGTCGAGAAAGAGGAGGGCGATGAGGTCGTCGGCTCGACGATTAACGAGAACGGCGTCCTTGTCGTGGAGGCGACGAAGGTTGGAGAAGACACGGCCCTCCAACAGATCGTCCAGACAGTCAAGGAGGCCCAGTCGCGCCAGCCCGACATCCAGAATCTCGCCGACCGCATCTCCGCGTACTTCGTGCCTGCGGTCATCGCGAACGCCCTTCTCTGGGGTGTCGTCTGGTTCCTGTTCCCCGAGGCTCTCGCTGGCTTCGTCGACTGGCTCCCGCTGTGGGGTCAGGTTGCTGGCGGCCCGGCCCCGGTCGGTGGGACCGTTTCAGTCTTCGAGTTCGCGATAATTGTCTTCGCGTCCTCGATCCTCATCGCCTGTCCCTGTGCGCTGGGGCTGGCGACGCCCGCAGCGACGATGGTCGGGACGACGATTGGTGCCCAGAACGGCGTCCTGTTCAAGGGCGGTGACATCCTCGAACGAGCGAAAGACGTCGATACAGTCGTCTTCGACAAGACGGGCACACTCACCGAAGGGGAAATGGAACTCACCGACGTGGTCGTCTTTGATAGCGATGGAAATGTGGTGACTGACGGTGGCGAGCCGACCCCAGATGGTGGACAGCTCAGCACCCGTGAGCGCCTCTCAGAGGATGATGTGCTTCGACTGGCGGCGATAGCTGAAAGCGGCAGCGAACACCCGCTCGCCCGTGCAATCGTCGAAGGGGCCGAAGAACGCGGCCTGGACGTGACTGAGCCTGACGACTTCGAGAACGTTCCGGGCCACGGGATCAAAGCAGTCATTGGTGACAGCGAGGTGCTGGTCGGCAACCGCAAGCTGCTGCGGGACAACGGGATCGACCCCTCTCCCGCTGAGGAGACGATGGAACGCCTCGAGAACGAGGGGAAGACGGCGATGCTGGTCGCCTACGAGGGGGAGCTCGTGGGTGTGGTCGCCGACGCCGACACAGTGAAGGAAAGCTCCAAGCAGGCTGTCACAGCACTCCAGGAGCGGGGAGTTGACGTGATGATGATTACGGGCGACAACGAGCGAACTGCCCGTGCGGTCGCTAAACAGGTGGGTATCGACCCGAAGAACGTCCGCGCAGGAGTCCTTCCTGAGGACAAGTCCAACGCGGTCGACAGTATTCAAGACGAGGGCCGGCAGGCGATGATGGTCGGTGACGGCGTCAACGACGCTCCGGCACTCGCGGTCGCACACGTCGGGACAGCAATCGGCTCCGGCACCGACGTCGCCATCGAAGCTGCAGACGTCACGCTGATGCGAGACGACCCGCTCGACGTGGTAAAGGCGATCCGAATCTCAGACGCGACACTCCAGAAGATCAAACAGAACCTCGTGTGGGCGCTCGGTTACAACACGGCGATGATTCCGTTAGCGTCGCTCGGCCTCCTCCAGCCCGTGCTCGCTGCAGCAGCAATGGCGTTCTCGTCGGTGTCGGTGCTGACGAACAGTCTCCTGTTCCGGCGGTACACCCCCGATCACGACTACAAGCTCTTCGGATTTCTTCGCTAA
- a CDS encoding AsnC family transcriptional regulator — translation MRNLDETDLEILSLLADDARRPFSDIGEEVDLSGPAVSDRVKRLQEAGIINNFTIDVNRAHLRAGVPVFIQAEIGSASLEAARERARESDGVEHVFTTSEGDLWFYARVEAQNVRQWVDGLFNEIDVADYTVTLIDELEWTPSVDGVEFALTCAECNNTVDNQGETTRIDGEIYHFCCPSCLTRFDDRYQRLEEGA, via the coding sequence ATGCGCAATTTGGATGAAACCGACTTAGAAATCCTCTCGTTACTCGCTGATGACGCCCGCCGCCCGTTCAGCGATATTGGCGAGGAGGTCGACTTGTCGGGGCCAGCCGTGTCTGACCGGGTAAAGCGATTACAGGAAGCTGGCATCATTAACAACTTCACGATTGACGTCAACCGGGCTCATCTCCGAGCTGGTGTACCGGTATTTATTCAGGCCGAAATCGGCTCAGCGTCGTTGGAGGCCGCCCGCGAGCGGGCTCGAGAGTCAGATGGCGTTGAACACGTCTTCACGACCTCCGAAGGAGATCTTTGGTTCTATGCCCGTGTTGAAGCCCAGAACGTACGTCAGTGGGTAGATGGACTCTTTAACGAGATCGATGTAGCAGATTACACCGTCACGCTAATTGACGAGCTTGAATGGACGCCGTCCGTTGATGGCGTCGAATTTGCACTCACCTGTGCTGAATGTAACAATACCGTTGATAATCAAGGTGAAACGACGAGAATCGACGGAGAGATCTATCACTTCTGTTGTCCGTCCTGTCTCACACGGTTCGACGATCGGTATCAGCGACTCGAAGAGGGAGCGTAA
- a CDS encoding heavy-metal-associated domain-containing protein gives MTQTITVEGMTCEHCEQTVEEALEEVEGVTSATADRDSESATVEGSAERDELVTVVEDAGYDASA, from the coding sequence ATGACTCAGACAATCACCGTCGAAGGAATGACCTGTGAACATTGCGAGCAGACCGTCGAAGAGGCACTCGAAGAAGTTGAGGGGGTTACGTCCGCTACTGCGGATCGTGACTCAGAATCCGCGACGGTCGAGGGGTCCGCTGAACGGGATGAGCTTGTGACTGTGGTCGAAGACGCTGGATACGATGCCTCTGCGTAA
- the acnA gene encoding aconitate hydratase AcnA: MTDTLPFDAVRELDVDGTTYKMADLRALEEQGLCDLDTLPVSIRILLESVLRNADGETVTAADVKNAAGWKPDVPDAEVPFSPSRVVLQDLTGVPAVVDLAALRSEVDRKDRDPTLVEPEIPIDLVIDHSVQVDYFDSEDAYEKNVELEYERNAERYRAIKWAQNAFENFNVVPPGTGIVHQVNLEHLGRVVHAREQDGENWLLPDTLVGTDSHTPMIGGIGVVGWGVGGIEAEAAMLGQPVTMKLPEVVGVRLEGELPEGATATDLVLHITERLREVGVVDRFVEFFGPGVENLTVPDRATIANMAPEQGSTISMFPVDEQTLEYLELTGRDPAHIDLVREYLEAQGLFGEQEPEYTEVVEFDLSTVEPSLAGHKRPQDRIPMGDVKQSFRGLLHGEFEDDLDDVDEDALQRWLGEGGAADAETDGGVQVEPESELHPLTKRVEVDLDGETVEIGHGDVLVSAITSCTNTSNPSVMIAAGLLAQNAVEKGLDVPPYVKTSLAPGSRVVTQYLEESGLLPYLEELGYAVVGYGCTTCIGNAGPLPDPIEQAIDDHDLWTTSVLSGNRNFEARIHPKIRANYLASPPLVVAYGLAGRMDIDLEHEPLGTDDEGNPVYLADIWPDAADVQAAIHENVSPEMFEEKYASVFEGDERWAALDAPTGDVYEWDEDSTYIREPPFFKDFPVEKPGVADIEDARCLLTLGDTVTTDHISPAGPFGPDLPAGQWLLDHGVEPHEFNTYGARRGNHEVMMRGTFANVRIENEMLDDVEGGYTIHHPTDEQTTVFEASRRYRDEGIPLVVMAGEEFGTGSSRDWAAKGTDLLGVRATIAESYERIYRDNLVGMGVLPLQFDDGDSWESLGLDGSEVFTIHGLDDGLDVMDELTVIAERADGSTVEFPVTAQVGTPAAVTYIEHGGILHYVLRRLLRQ; this comes from the coding sequence ATGACTGATACACTTCCGTTCGATGCCGTCCGCGAGCTCGACGTCGACGGGACGACGTACAAGATGGCCGATCTTCGAGCACTCGAAGAGCAGGGGCTCTGTGACCTCGACACGCTCCCTGTGAGCATCCGTATTCTGCTTGAGTCGGTGCTCCGGAACGCCGACGGCGAAACTGTTACTGCAGCGGATGTCAAGAATGCTGCTGGCTGGAAGCCAGACGTACCGGACGCAGAGGTTCCGTTCTCTCCATCACGAGTCGTCCTACAGGATCTCACTGGCGTGCCCGCAGTTGTCGACCTGGCGGCCCTTCGATCCGAAGTCGACCGCAAAGATCGGGACCCGACCCTGGTCGAACCAGAGATCCCTATTGATCTCGTAATCGACCACAGCGTCCAAGTCGACTACTTCGACTCCGAGGACGCCTACGAGAAGAACGTCGAACTGGAGTACGAGCGCAACGCCGAACGGTATCGCGCGATCAAGTGGGCGCAGAACGCCTTCGAGAACTTCAACGTCGTCCCGCCGGGGACCGGTATCGTCCACCAGGTGAATCTCGAACATCTGGGTCGGGTCGTCCACGCCCGCGAGCAAGACGGCGAGAACTGGCTCCTGCCGGACACGCTCGTCGGCACGGACAGCCACACCCCGATGATCGGTGGCATCGGTGTGGTCGGTTGGGGCGTCGGCGGCATCGAAGCGGAAGCGGCGATGCTCGGTCAACCGGTCACGATGAAACTCCCCGAGGTCGTCGGCGTCCGTCTCGAAGGCGAATTACCCGAGGGCGCGACGGCTACGGATCTCGTGCTCCACATCACCGAACGACTCCGCGAGGTCGGCGTCGTCGACCGGTTCGTGGAGTTCTTCGGTCCCGGTGTGGAGAATCTCACAGTCCCCGACCGGGCCACGATCGCCAATATGGCGCCCGAACAGGGCTCGACGATCAGTATGTTCCCGGTCGACGAGCAGACGCTCGAGTATCTCGAACTCACCGGGCGTGACCCCGCCCACATCGACCTTGTTCGCGAGTACCTCGAAGCCCAAGGGCTGTTCGGGGAACAGGAACCAGAATATACTGAGGTCGTCGAGTTCGACCTCTCGACAGTCGAACCGAGTCTGGCCGGACACAAGCGGCCACAGGACCGGATTCCGATGGGGGACGTGAAACAGAGCTTCCGGGGACTTCTCCACGGGGAGTTCGAGGACGACCTCGATGATGTCGACGAGGACGCCTTGCAGCGGTGGCTCGGTGAGGGTGGTGCAGCTGATGCGGAGACCGACGGTGGCGTTCAGGTCGAACCCGAATCGGAACTGCACCCGTTAACCAAACGTGTCGAGGTCGACCTCGACGGTGAGACGGTCGAAATCGGACACGGAGACGTCCTCGTCAGCGCCATCACGAGCTGTACGAACACGTCGAACCCGTCGGTGATGATCGCTGCTGGACTGCTCGCCCAGAACGCCGTCGAGAAAGGCCTAGACGTCCCGCCGTACGTCAAGACGAGTCTCGCACCGGGTAGCCGTGTCGTCACGCAGTATCTCGAAGAATCGGGGCTGCTTCCGTATCTCGAAGAGCTCGGGTACGCCGTCGTCGGCTACGGCTGTACCACCTGTATCGGTAACGCTGGGCCGCTTCCCGATCCCATCGAGCAGGCAATCGACGACCACGACCTCTGGACGACGAGCGTTCTCTCCGGGAACCGGAACTTCGAGGCGCGTATCCACCCGAAGATCCGCGCGAACTACCTCGCGAGCCCGCCGCTCGTCGTCGCCTACGGGCTCGCAGGGCGGATGGACATCGATCTCGAACACGAGCCGCTGGGCACTGACGATGAGGGTAACCCAGTCTATCTGGCGGACATCTGGCCGGACGCAGCGGACGTGCAGGCCGCAATCCACGAGAACGTCTCTCCGGAGATGTTCGAGGAGAAGTACGCCTCCGTGTTCGAGGGCGATGAGCGATGGGCTGCTCTCGACGCGCCCACGGGTGACGTCTACGAGTGGGATGAGGACTCGACATACATCCGTGAACCGCCGTTCTTCAAGGACTTCCCGGTAGAGAAACCCGGCGTCGCCGATATCGAGGACGCACGCTGTCTACTGACGCTCGGCGATACCGTTACGACCGACCACATCAGTCCAGCCGGCCCGTTCGGTCCCGACCTCCCCGCAGGTCAGTGGCTGCTCGATCACGGTGTCGAGCCACACGAGTTCAACACCTACGGCGCACGTCGGGGCAATCACGAGGTGATGATGCGGGGGACGTTCGCCAACGTCCGAATCGAGAACGAGATGCTCGACGACGTCGAGGGTGGCTACACGATCCACCACCCGACCGACGAACAAACCACGGTGTTCGAAGCCAGTCGCCGCTATCGGGACGAGGGGATACCGCTCGTCGTGATGGCTGGCGAGGAGTTCGGAACTGGGTCTAGCCGGGACTGGGCGGCGAAAGGAACGGACCTGCTCGGTGTCCGCGCAACCATCGCCGAGAGTTACGAGCGCATCTACCGCGACAACCTCGTCGGCATGGGTGTGCTTCCCCTGCAGTTCGATGATGGCGACTCGTGGGAATCTCTCGGTCTGGATGGGTCGGAGGTCTTCACGATCCACGGCCTCGATGACGGGCTCGACGTGATGGACGAACTGACCGTTATCGCCGAGCGTGCGGACGGGTCGACTGTCGAGTTCCCGGTCACAGCACAGGTCGGCACGCCGGCCGCCGTAACCTATATCGAACACGGCGGAATCCTCCACTACGTCCTCAGACGCCTCCTCAGACAGTAA
- a CDS encoding SHOCT domain-containing protein gives MQNPIQARGIRSLGFIVVGALTLAVVAGMALTHATVPESMMWSWHDGMWNSGHMAGWGGWGWGMILFGLLWMALLIALPVYAVYWLTTRSPTDGHTDDSALAVLQERYARGEIDDEEFDHRRARLVSDDDRF, from the coding sequence ATGCAAAATCCAATTCAAGCACGCGGGATTCGTTCTCTGGGATTCATCGTCGTTGGGGCACTGACTCTGGCCGTCGTCGCCGGAATGGCGCTAACGCACGCGACCGTCCCAGAATCAATGATGTGGAGCTGGCACGACGGCATGTGGAACAGCGGCCACATGGCCGGCTGGGGTGGCTGGGGCTGGGGAATGATACTGTTCGGGCTCCTGTGGATGGCACTTCTGATCGCCCTCCCAGTCTACGCCGTTTACTGGCTGACAACGCGGTCCCCTACGGACGGCCATACTGATGACAGCGCACTCGCTGTTCTCCAAGAACGGTACGCTCGTGGCGAAATCGACGACGAGGAGTTTGATCACCGTCGCGCCCGCCTGGTGTCCGACGACGATCGTTTCTGA
- a CDS encoding DoxX family protein — translation MSTLDSGMNQLESRVGGLTVGGKVHSLSAWFVLALRLMMGYAFAYSGFTKITGEFAAGGYLSNVAATNGNPLAGLFAWMGSTPWFVEFANVAVPYGELFIGLGLLVGAFVRLAAFFGALMMLMFYFGNWDMGHGFINGDFAYMLVFLAVAAFAAGRILGLDQYIENYDVGGETLVERYPALEYILG, via the coding sequence ATGTCCACACTCGACTCCGGCATGAACCAGCTTGAGAGCAGAGTCGGCGGCCTGACCGTCGGCGGGAAAGTCCACAGCCTCAGCGCGTGGTTCGTGCTGGCGCTCCGTCTCATGATGGGCTACGCGTTCGCGTACTCCGGCTTCACGAAGATCACCGGCGAGTTCGCGGCCGGCGGCTACCTCTCGAACGTTGCGGCGACGAACGGCAACCCGCTGGCGGGCCTGTTCGCGTGGATGGGTTCGACGCCGTGGTTTGTCGAGTTCGCGAACGTCGCCGTGCCGTACGGCGAGCTGTTCATCGGCCTCGGCCTCCTCGTCGGCGCGTTCGTCCGCCTCGCGGCGTTCTTCGGCGCGCTGATGATGCTCATGTTCTACTTCGGCAACTGGGACATGGGTCACGGGTTCATCAACGGGGACTTCGCGTACATGCTCGTGTTCCTCGCGGTCGCCGCGTTCGCCGCGGGCCGCATCCTGGGCCTCGACCAGTACATCGAGAACTACGACGTCGGCGGCGAGACGCTCGTCGAGCGCTACCCCGCCCTCGAATACATCCTCGGCTAA
- a CDS encoding winged helix-turn-helix domain-containing protein: protein MTEEADPSDIFATLDDEYARNILVATKTDRLSAKELSEECDMSRPTVSRRVTRLVEQGLLEEYTHVDPGGRHYSEYEARLERVEVLLQAEGFDVQIDVRPDPADRITSIFEEMRGD from the coding sequence GTGACTGAGGAGGCCGACCCGTCGGACATCTTCGCCACACTCGACGACGAGTACGCCCGCAACATCCTCGTGGCGACGAAGACCGACCGACTCTCCGCGAAGGAGCTCAGCGAGGAATGCGATATGTCACGCCCGACCGTCTCGCGGCGTGTCACCCGCCTCGTCGAGCAGGGCCTCCTCGAGGAGTACACGCACGTCGACCCCGGCGGACGGCACTACAGCGAGTACGAGGCGCGACTCGAGCGTGTCGAAGTACTCCTCCAAGCAGAGGGCTTCGACGTGCAGATCGATGTTCGGCCGGACCCCGCCGACCGGATTACGTCCATCTTCGAGGAAATGCGGGGAGACTGA
- a CDS encoding heavy-metal-associated domain-containing protein, translated as MTTTITVEGMSCGHCEQTVEEALEEVTGVTSVTVDRESEQASVDGEAEVTALVAAVEDAGYTAHA; from the coding sequence ATGACGACGACCATCACCGTGGAAGGAATGTCGTGCGGTCACTGCGAGCAGACGGTCGAAGAGGCCCTTGAAGAGGTCACTGGCGTGACTTCCGTGACCGTCGACAGGGAGAGTGAACAGGCAAGTGTCGACGGTGAGGCAGAGGTCACGGCCCTCGTGGCGGCCGTCGAAGACGCGGGATACACCGCTCACGCCTGA